Proteins co-encoded in one Arachis hypogaea cultivar Tifrunner chromosome 11, arahy.Tifrunner.gnm2.J5K5, whole genome shotgun sequence genomic window:
- the LOC112721790 gene encoding uncharacterized protein yields the protein MLKFLGSYIERVNKNVLENAPKNVKYISNDVQKEILHILATKVRNSIREEIGDAKFCIIVDEARDESKKEQMTIVLRFVTLDGFVKERFFDLVHVTDNCATTLKKELISVLSHYNLQVENIRGSRFQESLVKMLTATNIVLNNIIEDETTYAQRCEVYGVGKILLSFEFVFTLHLMKEIMGITNVLCQALQQQSQDILNAMHIISTSKLLLQQLRDGGWCNFLANVKDFCEKHEIEVPNMSAQYVFGIGRSRQPSVTVEHHYRIYVFLATIDSQIQELNSRFNEQTIELLTLSCALDPKDNFKSFNIEEISKLAEKFYPLYFSSNELNILKSQLQHYQYDILNHLKGIGTLFELCNKLQETGNQELIT from the exons atgttaaaatttttgggatCTTACATTGAAAGAGTGAACAAGAATGTTTTGGAAAATGCTCCAAAAAATGTTAAGTATATTTCAAATGATGTCCAAAAAGAAATTCTACATATTCTTGCTACTAAGGTGAGAAATTCAATTAGAGAAGAGATTGGAGATGCcaaattttgtattattgttgATGAAGCTAGAGATGAATCTAAAAAGGAGCAAATGACCATTGTTTTGAGATTTGTTACTCTAGATGGTTTTGTTAAAGAGAGATTCTTTGATCTTGTGCATGTCACTGATAATTGTGCAACAACTTTAAAGAAAGAATTGATCTCTGTCCTTTCTCATTATAATCTCCAAGTTGAAAATATTAGGGGGTCAAGG TTTCAAGAGAG TTTGGTAAAAATGCTTACTGCTACCAATATTGTTCTCAATAATATCATTGAAGATGAGACAACTTATGCACAAAGATGTGAGGTTTATGGTGTTGGTAAAATATTAttgtcatttgaatttgttttcacTTTGCACTTGATGAAAGAGATTATGGGAATCACTAATGTTCTTTGCCAAGCACTGCAACAACAATCTCAAGATATTCTTAATGCAATGCATATTATTTCTACATCAAAATTACTTCTTCAACAATTAAGAGATGGTGGATGGTGCAATTTTCTTGCAAATGTTAAAGATTTTTGTGAAAAGCATGAAATTGAAGTCCCTAATATGAGTGCACAATATGTTTTTGGAATAGGTCGATCTCGTCAACCAAGTGTGACAGTTGAGCATCATTATCGAATATATGTATTTTTGGCAACAATTGACTCTCAAATACAAGAGTTGAATAGTAGATTTAATGAGCAAACAATAGAGCTTTTGACTTTGAGTTGTGCTTTGGATCCTAAGGACAATTTCAAATCATTTAATATTGAAGAAATTAGCAAGTTAGCAGAAAAGTTTTATCCCCTTTACTTTTCTTCTAATGagctaaatattttgaaatctcaGTTGCAACATTATCAGTATGACATACTAAATCATTTGAAAGGCATTGGTACACTTTTTGAATTGTGCAACAAGTTGCAAGAAACGGGAAATCAAGAACTTATCACATAG